A genome region from Camelina sativa cultivar DH55 chromosome 10, Cs, whole genome shotgun sequence includes the following:
- the LOC104720253 gene encoding pentatricopeptide repeat-containing protein At4g18840-like yields the protein MVLYVKDLNPTLRNPEVAVKILREWPPHFIQGQPFYQSLILVDERGNRIDAKIDVDLYVSRYYEKIKEGDWCEITGFLVIEDRSLRDIMKCDQIFGGKVIVLGGDFRQILPVITEGGRVATILASINSSVLWNSCKVLKLTENLRLRKASNSMDAGALAIFSKWLLDIGDGKINETNSGDVEIEIPNDLLINTSGNPIEAIVKEIYGERFATRTDPKFFSERAILSPRNDNVDKTNQFMFTKLPGEERRYLSSDSIETSDTSGHDDMIYTQEFLNNIQVSGLPSHVLTLKIGAHVMLLRNIYPKGGFLHNVYLTFKGDTIEAVFVPTTLRKLRKYIDEDECVVSSSSTLQVPILTFTERAKSLSEIKQAHAFMLKTGLFQDTYSASKLIAFAATQTNPEPKTVSYAHSILNRIESANGFTHNSVIRAYANSSTPEMALVVFRDMLLGPVFPDKYSFTFVLKACAAFCGFEQGKQIHGLFMKSGLMTDVFVENTLVNVYGRSGYFEIARKVLDEMPVRDAVSWNSLLSAYLEKGLVEEARALFDEMEERNVESWNFMISGYAAAGLVKEAKEIFDSMPVKDVVSWNAMVTAYAHVGCYDDVLEVFNEMLDVSTEKPDGFTLVNVLSACASLGSLSQGEWVHVYIDKHGIEIEGFLATALVDMYSKCGKIDKALEVFRATSKRDVSTWNSIISGLSVHGLGKDALEIFSEMVYEGFKPNGITFVGVLSACNHVGLLDQARNLFEMMNSVYGVEPTVEHYGCMVDLLGRMGRIEEAEELVNEIPADEASILLESLLGSCKRFGRLEQAERIANRLQELNPQESSGYVQMSNLYASNGRWDEVMEVRRKMRAERVNKKPGCSMIEVDGVVHEFLAGEGLRID from the exons ATGGTGCTGTACGTAAAAGATCTGAATCCGACCTTACGTAACCCGGAAGTTGCTGTGAAAATTCTAAGAGAATGGCCACCTCATTTTATTCAAGGACAGCCTTtttatcaaagtttgattttggtagacGAGAGG GGAAATAGGATTGATGCCAAGATAGATGTGGATCTTTATGTATCAAGATACTATGAAAAAATCAAGGAAGGAGACTGGTGCGAGATTACTGGATTTTTAGTGATTGAAG ataggagtttgcgagatatcATGAAGTGTGACCAGATATTTGGAGGTAAAGTAATAGTGTTAGGAGGTGATTTTAGACAAATACTACCTGTTATTACCGAAGGAGGAAGAGTGGCGACAATTTTAGCATCTATAAACTCATCTgttctttggaatagttgtaaaGTTCTTAAACTTACCGAAAATTTGAGACTTCGCAAGGCAAGTAATAGTATGGACGCGGGTGCTCTCGCTATTTTCTCAAAGTGGCTTCTTGATATCGGGGATGGGAAAATCAACGAGACAAATAGTGGGGATGTGGAGATTGAAATTCctaatgatttattaattaatactagtGGGAATCCTATTGAAGCAATAGTTAAAGAGATTTACGGAGAACGTTTTGCAACGAGGACTGATCCAAAATTCTTTAGTGAAAGAGCTATTCTAAGTCCAAGGAACGACAATGTTGATAAGACAAATCAGTTTATGTTTACTAAGCTCCCAg GTGAAGAGAGACGATATCTTAgctctgatagtattgaaacgtcTGACACAAGCGGACATGatgatatgatctacactcaggaattCCTAAACAATATACAAGTTTCAGGATTGCCAAGCCATGTTTTGACGTTGAAAATAGGAGCACATGTCATGTTGTTAAGGAATATATATCCAAAGGGAG GATTCTTACACAATGTTTATCTAACTTTCAAGGGTGACACAATTGAGGCCGTCTTTGTACCAACTACACTTCGCAAGCTCCGGAAGTACATTGACGAAGATGAATG TGTTGTTAGTTCATCATCAACTCTTCAAGTACCGATTCTGACATTTACAGAGAGAGCGAAATCTCTGTCGGAGATTAAACAAGCTCATGCCTTTATGCTCAAAACAGGTCTTTTTCAGGACACCTATTCCGCGAGCAAGCTTATCGCCTTTGCTGCAACCCAAACAAACCCAGAACCCAAAACTGTCTCTTACGCTCACTCTATCCTCAATCGGATCGAGAGCGCTAATGGGTTCACTCACAATTCCGTCATCAGGGCTTATGCTAATAGCTCTACCCCTGAGATGGCTCTAGTCGTGTTTCGTGATATGCTTCTTGGCCCTGTTTTCCCCGACAAGTACAGCTTCACGTTCGTGTTGAAAGCTTGTGCTGCGTTTTGTGGGTTTGAGCAAGGAAAGCAAATTCACGGTCTTTTTATGAAGAGTGGTCTGATGACTGATGTGTTTGTGGAGAATACTTTGGTTAACGTTTATGGGAGAAGCGGTTACTTCGAGATTGCGCGTAAAGTGCTCGACGAAATGCCTGTGAGAGATGCTGTTTCGTGGAACTCTTTGTTGAGTGCTTATCTTGAAAAGGGTTTGGTAGAAGAAGCTCGTGCGTTGTTTGATGAGATGGAGGAACGGAATGTGGAGTCTTGGAATTTTATGATTTCGGGTTATGCTGCTGCGGGTTTGGTTAAGGAAGCAAAGGAGATCTTCGACTCTATGCCGGTGAAAGATGTGGTTTCTTGGAACGCTATGGTCACTGCTTATGCACATGTGGGTTGCTACGACGACGTTTTAGAAGTTTTCAATGAGATGCTGGATGTTTCAACAGAGAAACCAGATGGTTTTACTCTTGTCAATGTTTTATCTGCGTGTGCTAGTCTTGGTTCCCTGAGTCAAGGTGAGTGGGTACATGTTTACATAGACAAGCATGGGATTGAGATTGAAGGGTTTTTGGCTACAGCTCTTGTGGATATGTATTCTAAATGTGGGAAGATTGATAAGGCTCTTGAAGTGTTTAGAGCTACTTCAAAGAGAGATGTCAGTACATGGAACTCGATCATCTCGGGTTTAAGCGTCCATGGTCTTGGAAAAGATGCTTTGGAGATCTTCTCGGAGATGGTCTATGAAGGTTTTAAACCAAACGGTATCACATTTGTTGGTGTTCTGTCTGCCTGCAATCATGTAGGTTTGTTAGACCAAGCTCGCAATCTTTTTGAAATGATGAATAGTGTTTACGGGGTTGAGCCAACTGTTGAACACTATGGTTGTATGGTGGATTTGCTTGGTCGGATGGGAAGAATTGAGGAAGCAGAGGAGCTTGTGAATGAGATTCCAGCAGATGAGGCTTCGATTTTACTTGAATCTCTTCTTGGTTCCTGTAAAAGGTTTGGGAGATTGGAACAAGCAGAGCGTATAGCAAATCGGTTACAGGAGTTGAATCCACAAGAGAGTTCAGGTTATGTTCAGATGTCAAACTTGTATGCCTCTAATGGGAGATGGGATGAGGTTATGGAGgtgagaagaaagatgagagcAGAAAGAGTAAACAAGAAGCCTGGATGTAGCATGATTGAAGTTGATGGGGTCGTTCATGAGTTCTTAGCTGGTGAAGGACTAAGAATCGACTAA
- the LOC104718435 gene encoding transcription repressor OFP5-like, with amino-acid sequence MMRWGRKKPVSSSSSSSYGLSRAPPVSWFSKLSGSSDLKPAKEKKQDDEASQTMSTKSSLSSYKRRNDITQSRKRFQRVQIEKENAATRSAERESNEKFEEIMSSVRKKVRDFKRETCGFLEVEAMDRDKGTVIMTPRIQVNRDKQRCERRDQRLLEQKPKRSEQDVEVKAKKPARRTGTGSYNKEDSMSLGQTVTKSAPQWQKLKEVKLKEVKLKADQQRKSMYLKRELNKLGTKENNKVRVFSPRASEKCRVKAIEDLKKAKLRAREHEVLIETADRQMENESFAVVKCSSDPQKDFRDSMIEMIMENGINHPEELKELLVCYLRLNTNEYHDMIIHVFQQVHNDMNFH; translated from the coding sequence ATGATGAGATGGGGAAGGAAGAAacctgtttcttcttcatcttcttcttcttacgggTTGTCTCGTGCTCCTCCTGtttcttggttttcaaagttaagCGGTTCTTCTGACTTGAAACctgcaaaagagaagaagcaagatgaTGAAGCTAGCCAGACCATGTCTACAAAATCTTCCTTGAGTTCTTATAAACGTCGAAATGATATTACTCAGAGCAGAAAAAGATTTCAGAGAGTACAAATAGAAAAGGAGAACGCTGCAACAAGATCAGCAGAAAGGGAATCAAATGAGAAGTTTGAAGAGATAATGAGCAGTGTAAGGAAGAAAGTAAGAGACTTCAAAAGAGAGACGTGTGGCTTTCTGGAAGTAGAGGCAATGGATAGAGACAAAGGAACTGTGATCATGACGCCAAGAATTCAGGTGAACAGAGATAAGCAAAGATGTGAGAGACGTGACCAAAGGCTTCTTGAACAAAAGCCAAAGAGATCAGAACAAGATGTAGAGGTCAAGGCGAAAAAACCAGCGAGAAGGACAGGTACAGGAAGTTACAATAAAGAGGATTCTATGAGTCTTGGTCAAACTGTAACAAAATCAGCTCCTCAGTGGCAAAAGCTCAAGGaagtaaaactaaaagaagTGAAGCTGAAGGCAGACCAACAGAGAAAATCTATGTACCTAAAAAGGGAGCTAAACAAGTTAGggacaaaagaaaacaacaaggtAAGAGTATTTTCACCAAGAGCATCTGAAAAATGCAGAGTTAAAGCTATCGAAGACTTGAAGAAGGCTAAACTGAGAGCACGCGAGCACGAGGTTCTTATAGAAACAGCAGACAGACAAATGGAGAACGAAAGCTTTGCCGTAGTGAAATGTTCGAGCGATCCTCAGAAGGATTTTAGAGATTCAATGATTGAAATGATCATGGAGAATGGTATCAACCACCCTGAAGAACTCAAAGAGCTTCTGGTTTGTTATCTCAGACTCAATACCAATGAATATCATGATATGATCATCCATGTGTTTCAGCAAGTGCATAACGATAtgaattttcattaa